In Acidobacteriota bacterium, the DNA window GTCGACGAGATCGTGGCCACCGAGCATCTCGCCGCGAGCGAAGAGTACCTGGTCTCGGCGGCGAAGCTCTTTTCCTTTGGATGGAAGCGACGCGGTGAGCCGAGCCTCGAACAGGTCTATTCTCTCTTTGAAAGCCTCGAGGACATCGATGTTCAGGTTGATCGTTACGCCATCCTGGGCCTTCGGCGAGGGCTGGAGCGTGTGCTAGCCCCCGACGGGATGATCGCCTGGGTCGGCCGGATGGGAACGCAATCCTTCTCAGAGCCCGTACCTGTCCACGGGTCGATGGCCGGGCCGGGGGCTCTGCCAATGAGCCGCTGCATGGCCTTTGGGGTAGGTGCGGTTCGGTTCCTCGGAGACGGGAGCCTCATCGTCGTTCCCGGGGCGGAATCCGGCGCCTACCACTATTCAGCGTCGGGGAGGCTCTTGGCTACCTGGGATACGGAAGCCCTAGGAGTCGGTGTCGATTGTTCCTTCGACATGGAAAAAGACCTCCAGCTGGCTCGGAACCTGGCCGCGCGCCGCAGCTACCTCAATCGCTTCCGGACGGCGGAGGAAATCCTCGTCCTCGACGGAGTCCCCAACCTGGTCGTTCGACGAGTCGAGAAAGCGGGCACGCGCTGGGAGCTGATCGCGCTGGAGCCATGGGGGAAGACCTCCCGGCGGCCGTTGCCGGTCGAGTCGACTTCGAAACTGGCGCATCTTCGCGGCGACGTGCGCGATGGGCAGGTGGTGCTCCTGATCTTCGACGAAGCGGCCTTTTTGCCGCCGAGCGACCCTCTCCATGCGGCGGCGCAGCCCTCGCGATTGATCGTGCTCGAACCGGCGGAGAGCGCCCGGGAGGCCGAAGGCCGAGCGCCGGTGGGCGGGGCGCACCGGTAACCAACGGGGCCTTTTCACTGGAAAGAGACAACGGTAGCTTGAGCACGCTCGGGCCCCGAAGAATGAGGCGGGTCGCCCTCCGCGCAGCCCCTACCCCACGGGGCAGGCGGGATGAGCTTATACTTCATCCATGAAACCCCTCGACCCCGGTTCGCCGGAGGAGGCTCAGCGGTTCCGGCAGTTGCAGGATCGGCTGGGGCCCCTATTCCAGCGTATTTTTCCCGATCCCCGGTCGCAGCGCTCGGTGGTGGTGGTGCCGAGCTTGAGTCTGGATGCCTCGGAGCTGGCGAAGATCGAGGGGGCGCATCACTATGAGGAACGGCTGCTGTGCCTGTTGATGTTGTTGCGGCTGCCCCGCACCCACGTCATCTACCTGAGCAGCCAGCCCATCTCGCCACAGATCGTCGACTACTTCCTGCATTTGCTGCCGGGCATTCCGGGGCAGCACGCCCGGCGGCGGTTGCAGCTGATGAGCTGCCACGACGCCTCGGCGGTGCCGCTGACCCGCAAGATCCTCGAACGGCCGCGGCTCATGGCGCGGATCCGGCAGGCGATTCCGGATCTGGCCACCGCCCACATGGTGTGCTTCAACGCCACCTCCTTGGAGCGCACCCTGGCGGTGCGGCTGGAGCTCCCCCTCTACGGCGCCGATCCGGATCTCGCCCACCTGGGAACGAAGAGCGGTAGCCGGCGCATTTTCCGCGACGCCGGGGTGCTGATGCCCGACGGCTTCGAGGATCTGGAGGACGCCGAGGCGGTGTTCCAGGCTACCGTGGAGCTGAAGCGGCGCAACCCGGACCTGAACAAGGCGGTGGTGAAGCTCAACGAAGGCTTCTCCGGCGAGGGCAACGCGGTGCTCTCCTTCGAGGGATGTCCTGAGGGAGCGGCGGTCGACCAGTGGGTGCGCCGGGAGCTACCCAAGCGTCTGCGCTTCGAGGCCAAGAAGGAGACCTGGGAACGCTTCTCGGGAAAGTTCAGCGAGATGGGGGGCATCGTCGAGGCCTGGGTGCGCGGCGAGACCAAGCGCTCCCCGTCGGTGCAATGCCGCATCGACCCCGCCACCGGACCGGTGGTCATCTCCACCCACGACCAGGTGCTGGGTGGCCCTTCGGGGCAGATCTTCCTCGGCTGTAGCTTCCCCGCCGACGACGACTACCGCATGGAGATCCAGCAGGCGGGCCAACGCATCGCCGACGTGCTGGGTGGCTACCGGGCCTTGGGGCGCTTCGGGGTCGATTTCGTGTCGGTGCGCGAGCCGGAAGGCTGGAAGCATTACGCCATCGAGATCAACCTGCGCAAGGGCGGCACCACCCATCCGTTCATCATGCTCCAATTCCTCATCGACGGCGTCTACGACCAGAACACCGGCCTTTACCTCACCCCCAACGGCCAGCCGCGCTATTACTACGCCTCAGACAATGTGAAGAGCAGGAGCTACCGCGGGCTGGCGCCGGAGGATCTGACGGACATCTCCGTCTATCACCGGCTGCACTTCCACGGCGCGACGCAGCAGGGGGTGGTCTTCCACCTCATCGGCGCGCTGTCGGAGTTCGGCAAGCTGGGCATGGTGTGCATCGGCAACAGCCGCCAGCGGGCGCGGGACCTCTACGACGAGACCGTCGAGGTGCTGGACCGCGAGGCGGAGCTCCAGGACCGGGAGCGCGGCGTGGTCTCCACCGACGACCGGATGGACATCGCCTGCCACGAACCGGTGGGCGGATAGCAGCCTCCTCGGACAGCC includes these proteins:
- a CDS encoding peptide ligase PGM1-related protein, which gives rise to MKPLDPGSPEEAQRFRQLQDRLGPLFQRIFPDPRSQRSVVVVPSLSLDASELAKIEGAHHYEERLLCLLMLLRLPRTHVIYLSSQPISPQIVDYFLHLLPGIPGQHARRRLQLMSCHDASAVPLTRKILERPRLMARIRQAIPDLATAHMVCFNATSLERTLAVRLELPLYGADPDLAHLGTKSGSRRIFRDAGVLMPDGFEDLEDAEAVFQATVELKRRNPDLNKAVVKLNEGFSGEGNAVLSFEGCPEGAAVDQWVRRELPKRLRFEAKKETWERFSGKFSEMGGIVEAWVRGETKRSPSVQCRIDPATGPVVISTHDQVLGGPSGQIFLGCSFPADDDYRMEIQQAGQRIADVLGGYRALGRFGVDFVSVREPEGWKHYAIEINLRKGGTTHPFIMLQFLIDGVYDQNTGLYLTPNGQPRYYYASDNVKSRSYRGLAPEDLTDISVYHRLHFHGATQQGVVFHLIGALSEFGKLGMVCIGNSRQRARDLYDETVEVLDREAELQDRERGVVSTDDRMDIACHEPVGG